A single region of the Sorghum bicolor cultivar BTx623 chromosome 7, Sorghum_bicolor_NCBIv3, whole genome shotgun sequence genome encodes:
- the LOC8064349 gene encoding probable polygalacturonase, translating to MAAAHATKAAHAADDHDASPLPLPWPRPAPLLVILSLLAGASYLALTRVPAFASSGRLVPAALLPIAPPRPHDSRSRDSCAGFYAGAGPSRAVTASVEEFGAVGDGATPNTAAFRRAVAELEARAGAGGARLEVPPGRWLTGSFNLTSRFTLFLHRGAVILGSQDPEEWPLIAPLPSYGRGRERLGPRHISLIHGEGLNDVVITGSNGTIDGQGNMWWELWWNRTLNHTRGHLIELVNSTNILISSITLRNSPFWTVHPVYCSNVVMKDLTILAPLNAPNTDGIDPDSSSEVCIEDCYIESGDDLVAVKSGWDQYGISLGKPSTNIVIQRVSGTTPTCSGVGFGSEMSGGISNVLVRDLHVWNSAQAVRLKTDVGRGGYITNITISNVTMEKVKVPIRFSRGADDHSDDNYDRTALPRISNVLISDVVGVDLQRAPMLEAVPGAVYEEICFRNFSLRGIRRQDRWHCESVYGEAHEVFPAPCEEFRKNGSSSWCGFI from the exons atggccgccgcgcACGCCACCAAGGCCGCCCACGCCGCCGACGACCACGACGCCTCGCCTCTCCCGCTCCCATGGCCACGCCCGGCGCCGCTCCTCGTCATCCTATCCCTGCTCGCCGGGGCCTCCTACCTAGCCCTCACGCGCGTCCCCGCCTTCGCGTCTTCGGGCCGCCTAGTACCCGCCGCGCTCCTCCCGATCGCGCCTCCTCGCCCCCACGACTCGCGATCCAGGGACAGCTGCGCGGGGTTCTACGCGGGCGCGGGGCCATCACGCGCGGTCACGGCGTCCGTGGAGGAGTTCGGGGCCGTGGGCGACGGCGCCACGCCCAACACCGCCGCGTTCCGGCGCGCCGTCGCGGAGCTGGAGGCCAGAGCCGGTGCGGGAGGGGCTAGGCTCGAGGTTCCACCCGGGCGATGGCTCACGGGCAGCTTCAACCTCACCAGCCGCTTCACCCTCTTCCTGCACCGCGGCGCCGTCATCCTCGGCTCCCAG GATCCAGAAGAGTGGCCTCTCATTGCCCCTTTGCCATCTTATGGGCGTGGAAGGGAACGGTTAGGACCACGCCATATCAGCCTCATTCATGGAGAGGGCTTAAATGATGTTGTGATTACTG GTAGCAATGGGACCATAGATGGCCAAGGAAATATGTGGTGGGAGCTATGGTGGAACCGAACTTTGAATCACACAAGAGGCCATCTCATTGAGCTTGTGAACTCGACCAACATCCTTATATCCAGTATCACACTGCGCAACTCGCCTTTCTGGACAGTACACCCGGTCTACTGCAG caACGTGGTGATGAAGGATTTGACCATACTGGCTCCCCTGAATGCTCCAAACACAGATGGCATTGATCCAG ACTCGAGCTCAGAAGTTTGCATTGAAGACTGCTACATCGAAAGCGGAGATGATCTTGTTGCTGTCAAGAGTGGTTGGGATCAGTACGGGATCTCTCTTGGCAAACCAAGTACAAACATCGTCATTCAGAGGGTTTCAGGCACAACTCCGACATGCTCAGGTGTAGGTTTTGGTAGCGAGATGTCAGGTGGCATATCTAATGTGCTTGTCCGTGACCTGCACGTATGGAATTCTGCGCAAGCTGTGAGGCTCAAGACTGATGTAGGGCGAGGTGGGTACATAACCAACATCACCATATCCAATGTGACGATGGAGAAGGTCAAAGTACCAATAAGATTCAGTCGAGGTGCAGATGACCATTCTGATGACAACTATGACCGAACCGCACTGCCAAGGATAAGCAATGTACTTATCAGTGACGTTGTCGGTGTAGACCTGCAGCGAGCACCAATGCTGGAGGCAGTGCCTGGTGCAGTTTATGAAGAGATCTGCTTCAGAAACTTTAGCTTAAGAGGCATACGGCGGCAGGACAGGTGGCATTGCGAGTCCGTGTATGGAGAGGCGCATGAAGTTTTCCCTGCACCTTGTGAAGAGTTCAGGAAAAACGGATCTTCGTCATGGTGTGGATTTATTTGA
- the LOC110436759 gene encoding uncharacterized protein LOC110436759 has protein sequence MDCEPEELQFLGVIGIYRFSAEILGGQHRPLFARIAGAFVLPLSALFLLHIAISHALFTHIDSDDTALDASSPGTDTQRALLSRLASDWLALLLFKSAYLLALLLLSLLSVAASVFSVASVYSAKRDALAFPRVLSVVPRVWRRLAATFLAAFALLFAYHAVAVLVFVALLVAADNGSGLAGLVAFLVAFAYLAGLVYLSVVWHLASVVSVLEDFKGFAAMRKSKDLIKGKVVTAGVIFFTLNLVFAVVELGFRAWVVKGSGAASRILLGLLMLAALCCVVMFALVSQTVVYLVCKSYHHESLDKANISDHLEVYLGDYVPLKASDVQMEQFQV, from the coding sequence ATGGATTGCGAGCCGGAGGAGCTGCAGTTCCTGGGCGTCATAGGCATCTACCGCTTCTCCGCGGAGATCCTCGGCGGCCAGCACCGCCCGCTCTTCGCGCGCATCGCGGGGGCCTTCGTCCTGCCCCTCTCCGCGCTCTTCCTCCTCCACATCGCCATCTCGCACGCGCTCTTCACCCACATCGACTCCGACGACaccgcgctcgacgcctcctcccCGGGCACCGACACGCAGCGCGCGCTGCTGTCCCGCCTCGCCTCCGACTGGCTCGCCCTCCTCCTCTTCAAGTCCGCCTACCTCctcgcgctcctcctcctctcgctCCTCTCCGTCGCCGCCTCCGTCTTCTCCGTCGCCTCCGTCTACTCCGCCAAGCGCGACGCGCTCGCCTTCCCCAGGGTGCTCTCCGTCGTGCCACGCGTCTGGCGGAGGCTCGCCGCCACCTTCCTCGCCGCCTTCGCGCTCCTCTTCGCCTACCACGCCGTcgccgtcctcgtcttcgtcgcGCTCCTCGTCGCCGCTGACAACGGGTCAGGCCTCGCGGGCCTCGTCGCGTTCCTCGTCGCCTTCGCCTACCTCGCGGGTCTCGTCTACCTCAGCGTCGTGTGGCACCTCGCCAGCGTCGTCTCCGTGCTCGAGGACTTCAAGGGATTCGCTGCCATGCGCAAGAGCAAGGACCTCATTAAAGGGAAGGTCGTCACCGCGGGAGTCATCTTCTTCACGCTCAACCTCGTCTTCGCCGTCGTCGAGCTCGGGTTCCGTGCTTGGGTTGTCAAGGGATCCGGAGCGGCCTCGAGGATTTTACTTGGCCTCCTCATGCTCGCCGCGCTCTGCTGCGTCGTCATGTTCGCGCTCGTCTCCCAGACCGTCGTCTACCTCGTCTGCAAGAGCTACCACCATGAGAGCCTCGACAAGGCCAACATCTCCGATCACCTCGAGGTCTACCTCGGCGACTACGTCCCGCTCAAGGCCTCCGACGTGCAGATGGAGCAGTTCCAGGTCTGA